TACTTAGAATTAACTACTTGCTTACTTGTTTGTTTATTAAAAACTAGTGAATATAATTATATGCTCCTGCTGCTGATGCTGAAATCGTACGTGATGAAACAACACCAACACCTTGATAATTCATTTCAGAAACTTGAATTGATCCATCAGAGTTTACTCTATCAACATATGCTACATGACCATATCCGCCAGCAGTTGATTGTAAAATAGCACCTGCAGATGGGCTATTATTTACTGTGTAACCTGATTGAGCTGCTGCATTAGCCCAGTTATTAGCATTCCCCCAAGTATTTCCGATATCTGGACGTTTGCTAAATGCATAATAAGTACATTGACCTGAAGTATATAAATTATTGCCACCACCTGAAGATGGTCTGCTATATGAAACAGGTGCTGAATATTGAGATTCGCTATTTGAATTAAAACTTGGCACATCATATGCTTGTGTATTTTCATTATTATATGCATAACCATTTGAAGTTTGTGCATATGCAGTTCTCTTTAAATCTTCTTGTGCTGGTGATGCTGGTGCATTAACTGTTAAGCTTGTCGGCTCAGCCGTTATTTCTGATGGTTCTTCAGCTACAGTTAATTTGTCTCCTACAATAATTAAATCAGAAGATAAGTTATTCCATTCTTTTAATTCTGAAACTGTTATATCAAATTTTTCTGCTATTTTGTAAAGCGTGTCGCCTTCTTGAATTGTATATATATCGTCTTTTAATACTTTTAAATTTTGTCCAACTGTAACGTTGTCGATGTTGTTTAATGATTTAAGTTCTGAAATTGAAGTCCCGTATTCTTGTGCGATTGTTTCCAAAGTTTGTCCGTCTTTAACTTTAATATCTGCTGCGAATGCAGAAGTGCTTGATAATGTAGTTAAAGCTGTGACAGATGCTAAAGTAATGAATGTCTTCTTCATGATGACATATCCTCCCAAGGTTTATATGTTTTTATTTATATTTTTATTTTATAGGGTACTCCCCAACTAATACTGGAAATAATATATCACAAACAAATACCTCATATTTGTTTGTTACAAATTCGTAATATAAACGTTAAGAACCTATAATTTTTTCGACAAAAATGTTACTCAAGACTGTCATAGAAGTATTTAAAAGAGCACTATTATTTGTATTTTTACAATTAATAGTGCTCTTTTTTACTATCATATTCAATTTACAAAGTGTCTTTTATCCCACATCTAATTCCCAATTCATATACTCATTAAATATAATTCATGTATATTAATATGGAAATTCATAGGATTATTTTTGTTCAGCTAACCACTTCGCGACTTCTTTAGCTTCTTTTTCATCTACAACTTTGCTTGGCATATTACCTTTACCTTCATTTATGGTCTTTTCGATATCTGCTTCAGACATTTTAGAACCAACTTTTTTCAAAGACGGTCCTGAAGCACCCTCAAGATCTTTACCGTGACAACCAACACAAGAATTGTTTTTAAAAATTTCTTCCCCTTTTGAACTATGTTCTTCTGTTTTGTTATCA
This portion of the Mammaliicoccus vitulinus genome encodes:
- a CDS encoding LysM peptidoglycan-binding domain-containing protein, which produces MKKTFITLASVTALTTLSSTSAFAADIKVKDGQTLETIAQEYGTSISELKSLNNIDNVTVGQNLKVLKDDIYTIQEGDTLYKIAEKFDITVSELKEWNNLSSDLIIVGDKLTVAEEPSEITAEPTSLTVNAPASPAQEDLKRTAYAQTSNGYAYNNENTQAYDVPSFNSNSESQYSAPVSYSRPSSGGGNNLYTSGQCTYYAFSKRPDIGNTWGNANNWANAAAQSGYTVNNSPSAGAILQSTAGGYGHVAYVDRVNSDGSIQVSEMNYQGVGVVSSRTISASAAGAYNYIH
- the cccB gene encoding cytochrome c551 yields the protein MKIKMGMISVLALSALIFAGCGQSNDDNKTEEHSSKGEEIFKNNSCVGCHGKDLEGASGPSLKKVGSKMSEADIEKTINEGKGNMPSKVVDEKEAKEVAKWLAEQK